Below is a genomic region from Mycolicibacterium neworleansense.
CGCCCGGCGACGAGCCGCCGTCGGGGGCGCCACCATGATGACGGCCCAGTGGTGGCCGTGGTTCGAATTCAACTTGGTTCGAAAGGTTCCCGCCGATGCGTTCCGGCCACGGCCCGGTGTGGACGCCGGGCTGCTGACCATCGCACGCCGCGACGAGCCCCTGGTCGCCCGAGCCGACCGCCGGAGGTATCAGTCGCTGGCGCACGAGATGTTCACCGGACGGGGCCACGGTATCGCGCAGATTCTGCGCCATCACGTGGACCGGAGGTGGTTGCTGGCCAATGGAATTCACCCGTCGGCACTGCCACGTGACTTGACCGCGGCACAGTGGGCGGCACTGTTCGCCGCGGTCCGCTAGCTGGTGCCGAGCGGGTCGATGGTCCAGGCGATGTAGAGCACCGCGGCACTCACCGTCGCCGTGGTGGCGAAGTCGATGGTCCGTGAACGCACCACCAGGAGACCGGCCCGGTCATCGGTGAGCGCCAGCCGCAGTGCCGCCGCCGCACCCACCCCGATCCCGATGACCAGGGCGCCACGACGCCAGTAGCCCGCCACCACCAAGGCGAAGGCCGCGACAAAGATCAGCCCGACCACCAGGATCGGCCACTGCCCGGCGACCACCTTGCGGACGAACTCCTTTGCTGTCACGCCAGTTTCGACTCTTCGAGCTCGACGACATTGGTCAGCAGGAACGCGCGCGTCAGCGGACCCACCCCACCCGGGTTGGGTGACACGTGTCCGGCCACATCCCAGACGTCAGGAGCGACGTCACCGGTCAGCTTGCCGTCTACCCGGCTCACGCCGACGTCGACGACGGCCGCCCCCGGCTTGACCATGTCCGCGGTGACCATGTGTGGCACCCCGACCGCGGCGATGATGATGTCGGCCTGCCGCGTCAGTGCGGGCAGGTCACGGGTTCCCGTGTGACACAGCGTGACGGTGGCGTTCTCCGAACGCCGGGTGAGCAGCAGACCCATCGGCCGGCCGACGGTGACGCCACGACCGATCACCACGACGTGCGCGCCGGCGATC
It encodes:
- a CDS encoding DUF3017 domain-containing protein, producing MTAKEFVRKVVAGQWPILVVGLIFVAAFALVVAGYWRRGALVIGIGVGAAAALRLALTDDRAGLLVVRSRTIDFATTATVSAAVLYIAWTIDPLGTS